The proteins below are encoded in one region of Triticum aestivum cultivar Chinese Spring chromosome 1B, IWGSC CS RefSeq v2.1, whole genome shotgun sequence:
- the LOC123141648 gene encoding uncharacterized protein: MDQELQEADVLWPQNNSDHRRDGGHDDSVINVDGDMAKLSSPELSAPVLVPHRKRRSRSWTTSDGSGSGNDDCSDGDVRCTNDAKRNVPPHVLAERRRRLAGRSTAAYSMCSGKGRTLKGRDLRNIRNLVLRMTGFIEK; encoded by the coding sequence ATGGATCAGGAACTCCAAGAAGCCGACGTCCTCTGGCCACAGAACAACTCCGACCACCGCCGCGACGGCGGCCACGACGACAGCGTCATCAACGTCGACGGAGACATGGCAAAGCTATCCTCGCCGGAGCTGTCTGCCCCGGTCCTCGTGCCTCACCGGAAgcggcggtcacgctcctggaccaCGTCGGACGGGAGCGGCAGCGGCAACGACGACTGCAGCGATGGCGACGTTCGATGCACCAACGACGCAAAGAGGAACGTGCCGCCGCACGTCCTGGCTGAGCGACGCCGGAGGCTCGCCGGAAGGTCGACGGCGGCCTACTCCATGTGCAGCGGGAAAGGGAGGACGCTCAAAGGGCGGGACCTCCGCAACATCAGGAACCTCGTCCTCAGGATGACCGGATTCATCGAGAAATGA